A genomic region of Rhodohalobacter sp. 614A contains the following coding sequences:
- a CDS encoding PID-CTERM protein-sorting domain-containing protein, whose translation MKHIKEILLAGFILGCLPITAWGQAPPPPPAKPEQTPIDGGLFLLTAAGGGYAVTKLKKRNLRNE comes from the coding sequence ATGAAGCATATTAAAGAAATCCTATTGGCAGGTTTTATTCTTGGCTGCCTGCCGATAACTGCCTGGGGCCAGGCTCCCCCTCCTCCACCTGCAAAACCCGAGCAAACTCCAATTGATGGAGGATTATTCTTATTAACTGCGGCAGGAGGAGGCTATGCAGTCACAAAACTTAAAAAGAGGAATTTGAGAAATGAATGA
- a CDS encoding T9SS type A sorting domain-containing protein, which yields MNELMQISWMRFISKSLLKHLGVMLLILAFPTIVMAQTYTVNSTGDDVDANPGNGTCATSGGVCTLRAAMQEAEAVSGRQDIVFHSSVTGTIHLEGALPDITTGMSIIGPGADVLTLRRSGSGTYRIFHIIQRNITISGLTITNGNVSRGAAIYNKGNLTLLESVITANAGTYGGGIANESSLLIENSIISNNTGGNGAGIYNDNGNLTIRNSAIIDNKANNSGSSNGGGITNRDEAILTIENSTISRNLAEGSGGGISSYLYSTVTIKNSTLTGNSSGYSLGGASLDTDRTTITIYNSVIGNSQEGDECVLERNDGLTISYSLNEDGTCFEGGSNGNLTGDPGLADLADNGGLTPTHALLPDSPLIDAGDPSTSSGGFLTNGNGPIDQAGNSRFTGAAIDIGAYEFDGLSVNLTGDEGFRTFSVPAETRLDDFLEPIWTQGLTGADHSGGDPNVWVWNNDYSGNDINGWELPSNLEETLQPGEGMLVYVFEDDEYETDGSWPKTLSVSGSPEDLPFSFDSNLNTTSNGFTLLGNPGVSSIDWDDMNRSGVANAVYVWDPSAGADGQWISYANGSGDLTGGIIRPFQGFLVQNTNSNPSLEISNYTTNRGEFYGKQKSESEPLAIRFQLEGEGLSSSAWVYFSEDGWMENDPGDALKLQPLTSEYALLSTTSSDGILMDINHLPFQSTSVIELPLNLEVTKNGNFTLNVTKFNLPEGWSAFLTDQHTGTRLNLFQDSKYTFEMKSSFKQINEKAVQKPGVLLKQVKKVKINGGDSRFMLNLTPENVTTGTLPDVFMLSQNYPNPFNPTTLISYQLPVNSEVRLDVYDMLGRNVATLVSGQVSAGRHTVNFDASNLSSGIYLYRLQAGGQIITKKLTVIK from the coding sequence ATGAATGAATTAATGCAGATCTCATGGATGAGGTTTATCAGCAAGTCTTTATTAAAACATCTGGGTGTTATGCTGCTAATTCTGGCATTTCCCACTATTGTAATGGCTCAAACCTATACAGTAAACTCGACAGGTGACGACGTTGACGCTAATCCTGGTAATGGTACGTGTGCAACTTCGGGTGGCGTTTGTACACTAAGGGCTGCTATGCAGGAGGCGGAGGCCGTATCGGGCAGACAGGACATTGTATTTCATTCAAGCGTAACCGGAACGATTCATTTGGAAGGTGCTCTTCCTGATATAACTACGGGAATGTCGATCATAGGCCCGGGTGCTGATGTGCTTACTCTTCGCCGCAGCGGCAGCGGGACCTATCGAATATTCCACATTATACAAAGGAACATCACGATTAGCGGGTTGACCATTACAAATGGAAATGTGAGTAGAGGAGCCGCTATTTATAACAAAGGTAACCTCACGTTGCTTGAATCGGTTATTACAGCAAACGCAGGAACCTATGGAGGTGGTATTGCCAATGAGAGCAGTTTACTTATTGAAAATAGTATAATTTCAAATAATACAGGAGGAAATGGAGCCGGTATCTATAATGATAACGGAAATCTAACGATTAGAAATAGTGCGATTATAGATAATAAAGCCAATAACAGCGGCTCCAGCAATGGCGGGGGTATTACCAACAGGGATGAAGCAATTCTGACGATTGAAAACAGCACTATCAGCCGGAATTTAGCTGAAGGCTCTGGTGGCGGTATTTCTTCATATCTGTACAGTACAGTAACGATAAAAAATAGTACGCTCACAGGAAATTCAAGTGGATACAGTCTTGGCGGTGCAAGCCTCGATACCGACCGGACCACAATAACGATTTATAATTCAGTCATTGGCAACAGCCAGGAGGGTGATGAATGCGTGCTTGAACGCAACGATGGCCTCACCATTTCTTATTCACTCAATGAGGATGGCACATGTTTTGAGGGCGGTAGCAATGGCAACTTAACTGGCGATCCTGGCCTGGCAGATCTGGCCGATAACGGCGGCCTCACTCCTACCCATGCTCTTTTACCGGACAGCCCGCTTATTGATGCCGGTGATCCATCCACCTCTTCCGGAGGGTTCCTGACAAATGGGAATGGCCCGATTGATCAGGCCGGTAATTCGCGATTTACAGGTGCAGCCATTGATATCGGTGCCTATGAATTTGACGGACTTTCCGTAAATCTGACCGGCGATGAAGGATTTCGAACATTTTCAGTTCCAGCTGAAACCAGACTTGACGACTTTTTAGAGCCTATCTGGACACAAGGGTTAACCGGTGCCGATCACAGTGGTGGTGATCCGAATGTGTGGGTATGGAATAATGATTATAGCGGAAATGACATCAATGGATGGGAGCTGCCATCAAATTTAGAAGAAACACTACAACCCGGTGAGGGAATGTTGGTTTATGTCTTTGAAGATGATGAGTACGAAACCGACGGCTCCTGGCCCAAAACACTTTCGGTCAGTGGATCGCCGGAAGACCTTCCCTTCTCCTTTGACAGCAATCTGAATACAACCTCAAATGGGTTTACTCTTCTCGGCAACCCGGGGGTTTCAAGTATCGATTGGGATGATATGAACAGATCGGGGGTGGCGAATGCTGTGTATGTGTGGGATCCTTCTGCTGGTGCCGACGGACAATGGATTTCTTATGCAAACGGTTCAGGGGATCTGACCGGAGGTATTATCCGCCCTTTCCAGGGATTTCTTGTGCAGAACACCAATAGCAATCCGTCATTAGAAATATCAAACTACACGACAAATCGCGGAGAGTTTTATGGAAAACAAAAATCGGAGAGTGAACCACTGGCGATTCGTTTTCAACTGGAAGGAGAAGGGTTAAGCAGTTCTGCATGGGTTTACTTTAGTGAAGACGGTTGGATGGAAAACGACCCGGGAGATGCTCTCAAGCTGCAGCCACTTACTTCAGAATATGCTCTTTTGTCTACCACTTCTTCTGATGGAATATTGATGGACATCAACCATCTTCCTTTTCAAAGCACCTCTGTCATAGAACTCCCTTTAAATTTAGAAGTAACAAAAAACGGAAATTTCACTCTTAATGTCACCAAATTTAATCTGCCGGAAGGATGGTCTGCTTTTCTCACGGATCAACATACCGGAACACGGCTTAACCTGTTTCAAGACTCCAAATATACTTTTGAAATGAAAAGCTCATTCAAACAGATAAATGAGAAAGCAGTACAGAAACCGGGTGTGCTTCTTAAACAGGTCAAAAAAGTTAAAATTAATGGAGGTGATTCACGATTTATGCTTAACCTCACACCCGAAAATGTCACTACTGGAACTCTTCCCGATGTGTTTATGCTGTCCCAAAACTATCCAAACCCATTCAACCCAACTACATTGATTAGCTACCAGTTACCTGTAAATAGTGAGGTTCGGTTGGACGTGTATGACATGCTGGGACGAAATGTAGCCACGCTGGTCAGCGGCCAGGTTTCGGCCGGACGGCACACCGTCAATTTTGATGCAAGCAATTTATCCAGCGGTATTTACCTGTACCGGTTGCAGGCGGGTGGCCAAATCATCACGAAAAAATTAACAGTGATCAAGTAA
- a CDS encoding response regulator, which yields MMAFVVLFFSLFLQGFPALQSEEYLVKNFTVEDGLSVNSVNRILQDDDGYLWFSTLDGLIRYDGYDFYVFNSGNTKGMVSNRIAGMIKTRENEIWMILAEGMIMRKAGSTFTTFAEAFGDFKGNALRIIEANNGEIWIATTQGIAVFNRETQSFESPDEQLLQENTWTLGSPDSGGIFVINENGLVLWKNNRASLLLENELSPFPFKDILQVIEFSPGEIWLLGGDGIFRFSISGSTIDNVHYQQEEQFAAWNLHSDPDGTYILNSSTGFYSLNPQTEELIKLQPEFKTSIERINLVFRGAAGEEIRLGDKQVIIDGKRVLQTDGIQSGFIDSEGSLWISTIRNGVFQIRRSDFLNITSSQIQGFENIYPVIESSDGSKWAGSFSNGIYRIKEESTENWNMDNSNLTANICRFLFEDADSKLYAGMWRDGLWEYSHNNWEEVEPFSDLVGDDITVEAMHRDRAGRLLIGNSERMVVRENEAYRFFDDTDTLAFHSVRVIREDKDGSLFFGTNGNGFTRLKDGSFQHFLNTNSGLTSNFIRDIFIQSGDTLWVGTENLGLNRVVFKRDDTISVKSVTEQDGLIKNSIHRIIETPDHHLWISTNGGIMRISLDELNRYADGEINSLSLLGFNERNGMINREANGGVQTAGLLTQDQKLWFPNQKGITIIDPLKIAQENSLPNPKPVIEQIALADTTLFIENQTNVEVDADDRNLRIKFSAPNFSTPDRIHFRYKLQGVNTDWENGDLSREAVFTNIPPGIHTFQVMAYRLERSTDAAQASILINVPYYFYETPWFYALTGLFGFLLIFGGVKYRTRILRQREQKLQARVDQQTIALKEAADQKSRFFSGITHELKTPLSLILGPLDDFAENPKPDNWSTVQNRISMMQRNGVQLKNLVDQILDVTKLNSDAIKLTLRPVRFTELTQKIIGQFYSKLEQEGIKLVFESGSVDETIYVDTDAWERIVINLMSNAIRFSPKDSTIQVKISSEANQVFFSLKDEGIGIDKKDADKIFEYLYQAEGANAAGGTGIGLYLVKGLVERMKGTIKVDSKKGEGAEFCVLLRKGFGHFEKSDTIIHEPFVLTEPEIKTHKTERNETSRQVKNNRAQKILVVEDNADFREYLQSTLSQHYEVNVAADGSEALTKLKKLDPDLVISDVMMPGMNGLEFVSNLRKEDTYKHLPVIFLSAKSTEIDMERGLSTGADIYLTKPIQNKLLLSQVAAVLRREKILQSGKLSEIEKSESELEKNIREIVYRQLGNPSLNINMLSETLFMSRTTLYKKWGEISDISLNDFIKKVRLKEAKILLNEKNFNVQEAAAAVGYADANYFSTSFKKEFGVSPSEVIS from the coding sequence ATGATGGCTTTTGTAGTACTTTTTTTCTCTCTTTTTTTACAGGGATTTCCAGCACTCCAGAGCGAGGAATATTTGGTGAAGAATTTTACTGTAGAAGATGGGTTGTCAGTAAATTCTGTGAACCGAATTCTTCAGGATGATGATGGCTACCTGTGGTTTTCTACCCTCGACGGATTGATCCGGTATGATGGGTATGATTTCTACGTATTCAATTCAGGCAATACCAAAGGAATGGTTTCGAACCGTATTGCCGGTATGATCAAGACCCGTGAAAATGAAATCTGGATGATTCTTGCCGAAGGTATGATTATGCGAAAAGCCGGATCAACCTTTACAACATTTGCCGAAGCATTTGGGGACTTTAAAGGAAATGCACTTCGAATTATCGAAGCCAATAACGGAGAAATATGGATTGCCACCACACAGGGCATTGCGGTGTTCAACAGGGAAACACAGTCCTTTGAATCACCGGACGAACAACTTCTTCAGGAAAATACATGGACTCTTGGCTCCCCTGATAGCGGTGGGATTTTCGTCATTAACGAAAATGGCCTTGTTCTCTGGAAAAATAACCGGGCATCATTACTATTGGAAAATGAATTATCCCCCTTTCCGTTCAAAGACATACTTCAGGTAATAGAATTTTCTCCCGGTGAAATTTGGCTGTTAGGCGGCGATGGCATCTTTCGTTTTTCAATTTCCGGGTCCACTATCGATAATGTACACTATCAACAGGAAGAACAATTTGCTGCCTGGAATCTTCATTCTGATCCGGATGGTACATATATCCTGAATAGTTCAACTGGTTTCTATTCTTTAAATCCTCAAACCGAAGAGCTGATTAAACTTCAACCGGAGTTTAAGACGTCTATAGAGCGAATTAATCTTGTTTTCAGAGGCGCTGCCGGCGAGGAGATACGGTTGGGAGATAAACAGGTAATCATCGACGGGAAAAGGGTATTGCAAACGGATGGAATCCAGTCCGGCTTTATCGATAGTGAGGGGTCTCTTTGGATTTCAACAATCCGAAACGGAGTTTTTCAAATTCGAAGGAGTGATTTTTTGAACATTACTTCCAGTCAGATTCAAGGCTTCGAAAATATTTACCCGGTTATAGAGTCATCTGACGGATCTAAATGGGCGGGAAGTTTTTCAAACGGTATATACAGAATAAAGGAAGAAAGTACCGAAAACTGGAATATGGATAACAGCAACCTGACAGCCAATATATGTCGGTTTTTGTTTGAAGATGCTGATAGCAAACTCTACGCAGGTATGTGGAGAGACGGACTTTGGGAGTACAGTCATAATAACTGGGAAGAAGTTGAACCATTTTCTGATTTGGTGGGGGATGATATAACGGTAGAAGCGATGCATCGAGACCGGGCCGGCCGGTTGCTGATTGGAAACAGTGAACGTATGGTGGTTCGCGAAAACGAAGCCTACCGTTTTTTTGATGATACCGATACTCTTGCCTTTCATAGTGTTCGTGTAATCCGGGAAGACAAAGATGGTAGTTTATTTTTCGGGACAAATGGCAATGGATTTACAAGGCTGAAAGACGGTTCATTTCAACACTTTTTAAATACAAATAGTGGGCTAACCAGTAACTTTATTCGGGATATTTTTATCCAGTCGGGGGACACGCTTTGGGTGGGGACAGAAAACCTCGGATTGAATCGGGTCGTTTTTAAGAGAGATGATACAATTTCGGTAAAATCCGTCACTGAACAGGACGGGTTGATTAAAAACTCGATTCACAGGATTATTGAAACTCCCGACCACCACCTTTGGATTAGTACCAATGGGGGAATCATGCGTATATCTCTGGATGAGTTGAACCGCTATGCAGATGGAGAAATTAACAGCCTCTCTCTTTTAGGGTTCAATGAAAGAAATGGAATGATTAACAGGGAGGCAAATGGCGGGGTCCAGACAGCCGGACTTTTAACACAGGATCAAAAACTCTGGTTCCCCAATCAAAAAGGGATTACAATTATTGATCCGCTAAAAATTGCTCAGGAAAATTCCCTGCCAAATCCAAAACCCGTTATTGAACAGATTGCCTTAGCCGACACAACGCTTTTCATTGAGAATCAAACAAATGTTGAGGTAGATGCGGATGACAGAAACTTGAGAATTAAATTTTCGGCACCTAATTTTTCAACCCCCGATCGTATTCATTTCAGATATAAGCTTCAGGGAGTAAACACCGACTGGGAAAACGGAGATTTAAGCAGGGAAGCTGTTTTTACCAATATCCCGCCCGGCATACATACATTTCAGGTAATGGCCTATCGGCTGGAACGAAGCACAGATGCCGCCCAGGCTTCGATTCTGATCAATGTTCCCTATTACTTTTATGAAACTCCATGGTTTTATGCTTTGACAGGTTTGTTCGGGTTTCTTCTGATCTTCGGTGGCGTCAAATACAGAACCCGAATTTTAAGGCAGCGGGAGCAAAAGCTCCAGGCACGGGTAGACCAACAGACAATTGCTTTAAAAGAAGCTGCTGACCAAAAATCACGATTTTTTTCCGGCATTACACATGAGCTGAAAACGCCGCTTTCCCTTATTCTTGGGCCTCTTGATGATTTTGCTGAGAATCCAAAACCGGACAACTGGAGCACCGTCCAAAACAGAATAAGTATGATGCAGCGGAATGGAGTCCAACTGAAAAATCTTGTAGACCAGATTCTGGATGTAACCAAGCTCAATTCCGATGCTATTAAATTGACTCTTCGTCCGGTTCGTTTCACAGAGCTCACCCAAAAGATTATCGGGCAGTTTTATTCAAAACTGGAACAGGAAGGCATCAAACTGGTTTTTGAATCTGGTTCTGTTGATGAAACGATCTACGTAGACACAGATGCGTGGGAGCGTATTGTAATTAACCTGATGAGCAATGCGATCCGGTTTTCTCCCAAAGATTCAACCATTCAGGTAAAAATTTCCAGCGAGGCAAACCAGGTATTTTTCTCGTTAAAAGATGAAGGAATTGGAATTGATAAGAAGGATGCCGACAAGATTTTTGAATATCTCTATCAAGCAGAAGGGGCGAATGCTGCAGGAGGAACAGGAATCGGGTTATATCTTGTAAAGGGATTGGTGGAGCGAATGAAAGGAACCATCAAGGTGGATTCAAAAAAAGGAGAGGGTGCAGAGTTCTGTGTTTTATTAAGAAAAGGCTTCGGTCATTTTGAAAAATCAGATACAATCATTCACGAGCCGTTTGTACTTACAGAACCCGAAATAAAGACTCACAAAACAGAAAGGAATGAGACTTCCAGGCAGGTTAAAAATAATCGTGCTCAAAAAATTCTTGTGGTGGAAGACAATGCCGACTTTCGTGAATATCTTCAATCTACCTTGTCTCAACACTATGAAGTGAATGTTGCCGCCGATGGCTCCGAAGCTCTTACAAAGCTTAAAAAATTGGATCCCGACCTGGTTATTTCTGATGTGATGATGCCCGGAATGAACGGACTGGAATTTGTCTCAAATCTCAGAAAAGAAGATACCTACAAGCATCTTCCTGTAATTTTCTTATCAGCAAAAAGTACCGAGATTGATATGGAAAGAGGCCTCTCAACGGGAGCCGATATTTATCTCACAAAGCCTATTCAAAATAAACTTCTTCTTTCGCAGGTTGCGGCTGTATTGAGACGGGAGAAAATCCTTCAGTCCGGTAAATTGAGTGAGATAGAAAAGAGTGAAAGCGAATTGGAAAAAAATATCAGAGAAATTGTGTACCGGCAGTTGGGGAACCCTTCCCTGAATATAAATATGTTGAGTGAGACTTTATTTATGAGTCGCACGACTCTTTACAAGAAATGGGGCGAAATCAGCGATATCAGCCTGAATGATTTCATCAAAAAAGTGCGGCTTAAAGAAGCAAAAATTTTGCTGAATGAGAAGAATTTTAACGTGCAGGAAGCCGCCGCCGCTGTTGGTTATGCCGATGCAAACTACTTTTCTACCAGTTTTAAGAAAGAGTTTGGCGTCAGTCCTTCAGAGGTTATAAGCTAA